The window TGGGTGAACCAGGGTTTCCCCCGGCAGAACATGGGCCTGGCACAAGGTTTTGGTATCGAATTCCATTCAATCGATATGGCTTCGGTAGATATTGTCAAAGCCTATCTGGATAAGAACTGATTATGACAACCACTCTCCTTGATTTACTCAGAAAACGTCGCAGTATTCGCCAGTTCACAAAACAGGCGATAGAGCCTGAAAAGATTGATGCGCTCATCGAAGCCGCTGTTCGCACACCGACGTCACGAGGCAACAACCCCTGGGAATTTATCGTCGTCACCGACCCAGGGATGCTGGAGCGACTCGGTCAGGCCAAAGCTCATGGTTCCGGATTTGTTGCAAATGCCACTTTGGCGATTGTTTTTGCTGCTGATACGACGAAGAGTGATGTCTGGACAGAAGACTGCTCCATCGCTGCCATGATGGTGCAAATGGCCGCCGAAGATCTTGGCCTCGGCAGTTGCTGGGCTCAAATCCGTTTACGCCCCCATAATGAACAATGCAGCGCTGAAGACTACATCAAAGAGCTGTTGGCACTCCCTGCGTCCCACGCTGTTGAATGTATCGTCGGCATAGGCTATTCAGCTGAAGAGAAACCTGGTCATGCAGTAGAATCACTCCCTTTTGATCAGGTCCATCGTGAAAAGTACGGCCGTAAAGAGTAGGGGAGAGTAACAAGCCCTTGTTCAGAAGTGAAAACATACATTCTCTCCAGTTCATCCAAACCCTCTAGCTCGCCTTTCTCTTGCTCTCTGTTAATATTAATTCTGTAACGATACAGTTACATTATTGTTAGCACTCAACGGAGGCCTTCTATGACGTACGGCGAATCGCGAATTTATAAAAAAGTGGAAATCATCGGTACCTCGAGTGAAAGCGTTGAAGGCGCAATTCAGGGAGCCGTCGACCGTGCCAAGGAGTCTTTGGAAAAACTCTCCTGGTTCGAAGTTCAGGAAGTTCGTGGTCACATCGATGACGACGGCAAAGTTTCTGAGTATCAGGTTGTCTTGAAAATTGCTTTTGAACTCTCCTGATTGAGACTTTATCGTTAGCAAACAATAACTTGCACCGCTGATCAAGTCTGTGATATGACACTGCCGGGTGACACATTTGTGTTACCCGGCAGTGTGTTTTAACGAAGCCTCCACACCTCCCATGCCTGTTGATGTTTTATTTGCAGGCCATTTCGTTTATATAAGCTGCCGTATTTGTTGGTTTATCATGGGTTTTCACGTCTAAAGATTCTGCTGTATTAATTTTAATCGAGTGTTTGGAACAGCCCTTGCTATGTATGAATACGAAACCAACGTATCTATACATCTTTAACTTCAAGGTTGACGCGTATCATGCAGCAAGACGAACAACTTATTGAAAAGTTACCAGACCTGAATCGCCGCCAGATCCTCAAGGCAGGTGTTTTAGGTTCCTTCTTTTGTTTATTCCCTATGCAGGCTTTAGCAAAGTTTTCTTTAACTGGCGTACAAGAACGAAGCCTGAGCCTACTTAATACACATACTGGCGAACGCCTGAAAGAGGTTGTCTATTGGGAACAGGGCAACTACGTCCTCGATGCACTTGAACACTTGAATCATGTTCTGCGTGATCATCGCACTAACGAAGTCCATCCGATTGACCCGATGACTCTCGACCTGATGGCTGCGATCTCTCGAAAAGTAGAGGCAAAGCGGCCTTTCGAGATTATCTCCGGTTACCGTTCACCGCAAACCAACAAAGCCCTTAACAAACAATCGCGCGGTGTCGCCAAGAACAGCTATCATATGCAGGGCAAAGCGATTGATTTACGTCTGCCAGGAGTTCCACTCAAAGCCGTTCGCAAGGCAGCTCTTGAACTTAGAATGGGCGGGGTAGGGTATTACGCGAA of the Deltaproteobacteria bacterium IMCC39524 genome contains:
- a CDS encoding nitroreductase family protein, producing the protein MTTTLLDLLRKRRSIRQFTKQAIEPEKIDALIEAAVRTPTSRGNNPWEFIVVTDPGMLERLGQAKAHGSGFVANATLAIVFAADTTKSDVWTEDCSIAAMMVQMAAEDLGLGSCWAQIRLRPHNEQCSAEDYIKELLALPASHAVECIVGIGYSAEEKPGHAVESLPFDQVHREKYGRKE
- a CDS encoding DUF882 domain-containing protein — translated: MQQDEQLIEKLPDLNRRQILKAGVLGSFFCLFPMQALAKFSLTGVQERSLSLLNTHTGERLKEVVYWEQGNYVLDALEHLNHVLRDHRTNEVHPIDPMTLDLMAAISRKVEAKRPFEIISGYRSPQTNKALNKQSRGVAKNSYHMQGKAIDLRLPGVPLKAVRKAALELRMGGVGYYAKSDFVHIDSGKVRSW
- a CDS encoding dodecin family protein; translated protein: MTYGESRIYKKVEIIGTSSESVEGAIQGAVDRAKESLEKLSWFEVQEVRGHIDDDGKVSEYQVVLKIAFELS